A genomic region of Vitis vinifera cultivar Pinot Noir 40024 chromosome 7, ASM3070453v1 contains the following coding sequences:
- the LOC132252587 gene encoding uncharacterized protein LOC132252587: protein MFALTHTRKNGTLVDDHSKEIMDQFQQLLSQPKGTSSTSASSGASTSVSSTSVASTYVDEIYTQVMGLERHGRVRGYGFGPTPTSIFGSTSRRRLGVILSTEIENTQEILIATEQKFTTAIEELSNVKETFEERLIEVQRKT from the exons ATGTTTGCCCTAACACACACAAGAAAAAATGGGACTCTTGTTGATGATCATTCTAAGGAGATTATG GATCAATTTCAACAATTACTATCCCAACCTAAGGGGACATCTTCTACTTCTGCATCATCTGGAGCATCTACATCTGTATCATCTACATCTGTAGCATCTACATATGTAGATGAGATATATACTCAAGTCATGGGTCTAGAGAGGCATGGTCGTGTTCGAGGGTATGGATTTGGTCCTACTCCTACCTCAATCTTTGGTTCTACTAGTAGAAGGCGATTAGGAGTTATTCTTTCAACAGAAATTGAAAACACCCAAGAGATACTAATAGCTACAGAACAAAAGTTTACAACTGCAATTGAAGAACTCTCAAAtgtgaaagaaacatttgaagagaggttgatagaagttcaaaggaagacatga